The genomic interval gTGGTTTACTATTTTatagatcattattagatctcctctttctcttctagcttgcaaagttggcagtcccatttccttcaacctctctttgtaagttaggtctttcagctccAGTACCATCCTTAAGGCagccctctgaattctttccaacttctttacatctttctttatatgcggagaccacaccactgctgcatattccagcctGGGACGTAGCATAGTGGctctaatttttttcatcatagtcttatGCCACGCTAACATTTGTTTACATCCTGTACATCGAGTGAAATATCTCACTTATGTGCCATTCTGGGGTCAGGGTATCTTGAAAAACCACTCTtaggtctttctcctccttgctcttcattattacttcctccaCCATTTTATAGCCCCATGCAggtcttctttcactttttcccatttccatcacatggcatttcttagcattgaattccaatttccacttcttgctccacccataCATCTCATCAATATCTCTTTGCAACTCCATACAGTCGACatggctctttattactcttaacaaTTTTCTATCATCAGCAATATATAACTGGTGAAACCCCCCAGcatatcattgatgtatatttggaacataatggGTGCTAACTCCAACCCCTGtctatttacctagttgtataatacagggttcgagcagggctcatagtgtcctgtctccatatctatgtttatcagcatttccttaaatttctgcatgttaggtGCTGTAACAACCTCTTCCTTTAGACCATTCCAGACATCCACAAttctatgtggaaaactgtacttcttgatgttcctcaaacactgactcttcctgatcttctttgagtGCCCTCTTGTCTGTccagcttcatcttcttccagcaacaccaggtcctgcttgtctatcttctcaatgTGGTTTACTATTTTatagatcattattagatctcccctttttcttctaaCTTGCTAAGTTGgcagtcccatttccttcaacctctcttcgtatgttaggtctttcagctccagtaccatccttgtagctgtcctctgaattctttccaacttctttatttttttcttcatatgtggagaccacaccactgctgcatattccagcttGGGACATAAcatagtggctataatttttttcatcatatttttatccatgtaatgaaatgccaccctaatatttgttaacagCCTGTACATCAAGCAAAATATCTCACTTATATGCCTTTCTGGGGTCAGGGTATCTTAAAAAACCACTCAtaggtctttctcctccttggtCTTCATTATTACTTCCCCCCCATTTTATGGTCCCATGcaggtcttcttttactctttcccaattccatcacatggcatttcttagAATTGaataaatcttgtcaatatctctttgcaactccatacaatcaacatggctcggctctttattactcttaacaaTTTTGCCTCACcagcaaacagattaatataactggtcaaaccctcctgcatatcactgatgtttatttggaacataatgggtgctaacagtgatccctgtggtactccacttgttacatcactccaacttgaacaggtgtccctgatcacagttctcatttctctatcctttaagtagtctcatccatttttgcattgtCCCTCTCAGTCCTCTTATATGTCCCatcttccacaatagtcttttatgtgtaactttatcaaaagctttttttgaTGTTCAAGTACACAgcatctacccacccatctctgttttgtacttcagctattactcttgtatggaaacttagtaaatttgtcacagatgaccttccttttctgaaaccataTTGACTATTTTTTATAACTTCgttcttttccagatatttcaCCCACTTTTCCTTGATCACTATTTCGCAGATCATGCCCACAACACTAGTTAGCGACACCAGTCTATAATTCAGTGGCTcagtcctccttcctcctttgtatattggcactatatttgctctcttcctctcccttggtactcttccctctatCAGTGAGCTGTTAATCACATCCCAAATTGGGTTCACCACTtgttctttacattcctttagtgtctaacctgacactccatcaggcccCAATGCTTTCCTGACACTCAACTTCTCTAACAATTTGCCAATTTCCTGTAACCCCTCCTGCCACACTTCCTCGTTTGGTTCTGTAAAATCCAGCTCCACATTGAACATAAACctgaaactctcattcataatttcactcattTCTTCTGCTGTTTGATATATCCTTTCTCCATTTACCATCTTGACAATAGTCTCTTTCTGCTTTGTcatctgttaaaaaaaaaaagcttgggctgcacatttctttaccacatccttttcaaattgtttctcctcctctcttcttattctaacatactcattccttgccttcttatactgctctctattattttgatttctttGTTAATTCAGCTTCTTCcaagctttctttctcttcttagcttcagcacatctggcattataccaaATATGTTTGCTCCTCCTTACTTTATATACAGGTACATACTTCTGCACACCCTTGTTGTACTTCTTCAGGAATGATTTGCATTTTTCATGCACTGTCTTGCCTTCCATAACTCCCTTCTAATCCATACTCCCAAAGAATTTTTTCAACTTAAATATTTGTCTTTGCATGATTTAGTCTTCCCTTTTTATAATCCTTCTTACATGTTAAAACCTCCCACTCTTTCATTAGCACTTCTAAGACCACATGGTTACTTTTTCCCATTGGGCTTAAGTATTTAATGATTGGTTgggactttctttttttttttttttgtgaataccaGGTCTAGCATAGATGGTTCTTGTAAATTCCTCTATCCATTAGTAAGGTGTATTCACCATAGCTAACTGTAGCAACTCTTCACTCCATGGTCcagcatttccattaacttccatctcctccctgcTTACCTTTTTGCAATTACAGTCTCCCACTAGTAGAattttactgtccttccttatcatgttgtctaggcatttcaacacttccttttgcatttccttgtgtTCCTCCAGGCTCCATGTATTAGTCTTTGGTGGCATATATGATAATAtgatccttctttctcttccactggTCCTGATTGTTATACCTATGACCTCCACCAAGTTATACCTATGACCTCCATATTGCACTTCTTCCACATATATATCATCTCAAACCATTATCagtactcctccttttccctttctgtcttgcCATCAATAATTATATCTCTCTTAAAGCTTAAATGgacttcctcttttaactttgtCTCAATTAGGCACAACACATTTGGTCTATTTACCTTTAAGTAATCTCTCACCTCCAGTTCACCTAAAAGTAACAtgtctatgtttgtatacattacTCTTAACATACTACTCCTCCCACCATGTGTAATTTCTCTGTCTGCTgct from Scylla paramamosain isolate STU-SP2022 chromosome 23, ASM3559412v1, whole genome shotgun sequence carries:
- the LOC135111932 gene encoding uncharacterized protein LOC135111932, with the protein product MLRPRLEYAAVVWSPHIKKDVKKLERIQRAALRMVLELKDLTYKERLKEMGLPTLQARRERGDLIMIYKIVNHIEKIDKQDLVLLEEDEAGQMRGHSKKIRKSQCLRGIKKQMLTGLVIQTLLCVDPFPASHYFQP